Sequence from the Lysobacter solisilvae genome:
GCTGGCCCCATCGATGCAACCCCGACGGCCTCACCCGGTGCTACCGCGGCCACGCGTGGGCGGCCGGCCAAGGCATCGGCACGGAAGGCGCGGGGGCGGCAGTCGCAACCCGCAAGGCGGCCGTTCCGCGAAAGCCCGTCAGCGATACGTCGGCGCGCGGCCAGCGCAAACGGGCCAGGGCGAGTCGCGATCCGATGGCGAAGGTCGACACCGCCTGGCTGCGCATGGAGCAGCCCACCAATCCGATGATGATCACCGGCGTGCTGATGTTCGCCGAGGTGATGTCGGTGACCCAGCTTCGACGCGTCATCGAACAGCGCTGGCTGGCCTACCGCAGGTTCCGCCAGAAGGCCGTCGACTCGGCGGCCGGCGCATTCTGGGAAACCGATGACGACCTGGACCTGGACTGGCACGTTCAGCTCACGGCGCTGCCTGGCCGCGGCGGCAAGCGAGGTCTGGAGAAGTTCGTCAGCCAGCTGGCTTCCACGCCGCTCGATACGGGCCGGCCCTTGTGGCAGTTCCATCTGGTCGAACGGTACGAGGGCGGCAGCGCGCTGATTGCGCGCATCCACCACAGTTACGCCGACGGCATCGCGCTGGTGCAGGTGCTGTTGTCGCTGACCGATACCACGCGCGAACAGGTGAAGGGCAGCGACCTGCAGCGCGCCTGGCTCAAGCAGGACGGCGCCGACGTGGCGCGCCGGGTGGGCGCCGCGCAGCGCTACATGCAGCTGGGCTCGCGGATGGTCGAGAAGGGCATGGAGATGTATCGCGACCCCACGCTCGCCGCTGTCCTGGCGAAGGAAGGTGGCGAGATTGGCCGCGAGCTGCTGCACGCAATCACCTTGTCCGACGATCCGCCGTCGTTGCTCCGCGGGAAGCTCGGGGTCAGCAAGCGCGTGGCCTGGGCCGAGCCACTGGACCTGGAGGAAGTGAAGGCGGTGGGGCGTGCGTGCGAATGCACGGTCAACGACGTGCTGATGGCCACGGCCGCCGGCGCCTTGCGCGACTACATGATCGAGCGCGGCGACCGGGTCGACGGCATGACCCTGCGCGCCACCGTCCCCGTCAACCTCAGGCCGCTCGAGCATGCCCGCAAGCTGGGCAACCATTTCGGGCTGGTGTTCCTCGACCTGCCGGTAGGCGAGGCCAACCCGATCCGTCGCGTGGAGCGCGTGGCCGCGTGCATGACTTCGTTGAAGAACTCACGGCAGGCCATCGTGTCCTACGGCCTGCTGGCGGCGCTGGGCATGGCCCCCACCGCCGTGCAGGGTGTGGCGCTCGATCTGTTCAGCCGCAAGGCCACGCTGGTGGCGACCAACGTCCCCGGCCCGTCGCAGACGCTCTACATGGCCGGCTGCGCGTTGCGCGAGATGATGTTCTGGGTGCCGCAGACCGGTTCGATCGGCGTCGGCATCTCGATCATGAGCTACAACGGCCGTGTGCATTTCGGCCTGATCAGCGACGCCAAGCTGATCCCCGATCCCGACACCGTCATCAGCCGGTTCGGGTCGGAATTCGACAAGCTTGTTTACCTCTCGCTCATGAGCGACTGGGATTCGAAGCTGGACGGAACCGGCGCGGATTCGCTCGTTTCCAGCCAGGCACTGCATGCGCTGGACTTCGTCATGAGCTGAACGGTGTGGCAGCAAACAGTCGCTGCCATCACCGACCCGCGACATCCGCGGAATTAGCGTGAGCCCCGTTCAGTGACGGACACCATGTTCGTTCCTGCCGCCCCCATGCACGGAGACTCACGATGAACATGACTATCGAACAAGGCCGCCAGGGCCGCGTCGCCGCCACCCGCTCGGGAACTGTCGGCCGCGTGCGGCTGGTCTGCCTCGCCGCGGCAATGACGTCGCTGCTGGGTGCCTGCGCCACCACGAGTGGCCAGTACTCGCAGAACGACCCCAACCGCGACGTCAACCACACCCAGCGCAATGCCCTGATCGGCGCGGCCGTGGGTGCCGCCGCGGGCCTGCTCAGTGGCGACGATGCCACCGAACGTCGCCAGCGCGCGCTGGTCGGCGCGGGTGTCGGCGGTCTGGCCGGCGGCGCGATCGGCGCCTACCAGGATCGCCAGGAACGCGCCCTGCGCGAGCGCATGGAAGGCACGGGCGTCGGCGTCGTGCGCCAGGGCGACAACATCACCCTGAGCATGCCCGGCAACATCACCTTCGCCTTCAACGATTCGAGCCTGCAGCCGCAGTTCCAGCCGGTGCTGGATGACGTCGCCCGCACGCTGTCCGAGTACAACCAGACGATCGTCGAAGTGGCCGGCCATACCGACAACGTCGGTTCCGATGCCTACAACCATGACCTGTCCGTCCGGCGCGCGAACTCCGTCGCCAACTACCTGACGGCCAAGGGCGTGATCCAGCAGCGCCTGATCACCGTCGGCGCCGGTGAGTCGCGTCCCATCGCGACCAACGACACCGATGCCGGTCGCGCCCAGAACCGTCGCGTCGAAATCACCCTGGTGCCGGTGCGCAGCTAAGCCGGCGATGAGAGGGGAAGGGGCGGGGCAGGCGACTGCCCCGTTTCTTTTTGTCTCGGGAGGCTGCCGACTTTTCGATCCGAAGGCCGGAAGATGGCGGCCGATCAGCCCTGACGGTTCCCGTCATCGGGATTCGAGGGCGGGCGATGGCTGAAGCGGCGCTCCATCGTATTGAGCCCCGTGAGCACCAGCAGCGTAAGCAGCGTGCCCAGCACCGCCAGCCAGTGGTATCGAAGGCCGGCGGCGGCACCGATCACCGCCACCATCAGCAGCGAGGCAGCGGTCGTGATGCCGGCGACCGTGTCGCGGCCACGTGTGCCGAAGATGGTGCCGGCACCGATGAACGAAACGCCTGCGACGACGGCTTCCATCAGCCGCAGCGGATCGATCTGGACGCCCTCCAGGCGCGCCAGGCGCGGGTCATCCACGGCCATGACGCCCATGCCCAACAGCAGTGCCGAGGCGCCGGCCACCAGGGTATGAGTGCGGAATCCCGCCGGTCGATTCTTGAGTTCGCGTTCGTAGCCGATCACGCCACCCAGCGTCATCGCATACGCGGTGGTGACCACGACGGCCAGCTGTGACTGCCAATCCATGCAAGGACGCTGGGCCCGAAGACGTTAACGGGATGTGGCGGCCCCGCACGCCGTCCTGGGCCCGTGGGCTGAATCAACCCGCCGCCGGAACCGCCGCAGCGCTTGTGCCTGCCTCGCGGGGCCCTATACTGCCTGGGTCAGCGTTTTTGGCTGTCCCCGGGGGTGCATTGGCTTCGACGGGGGTCGCAAAATCGCCTGGTGCATGCCGAGGGGGCAGCTTTCCTCGTTAATCCAGCGGCAAAACTCTAGTTGCCAACGACGACAACTACGCTCTCGCCGCTTAAGGCGTAAGCCCCGAAACTGCCTGTGTCCGTGCTAGCAGCGTAGGGTCATTATCACGGAATCGCTGGAAGTGGCTGCCTGTCAGCTTCCGGTCAACCTAAAGCAGGCTGGTCCCCGGGCGCGCTTCGCACGCCGTGCTGTCCGGGGGCGAGATCCAACGGCGAGCTAAGCATGTAGTGCCGGGGATGGAGTGCCTTCGGACGGGGGTTCAATTCCCCCCACCTCCACCAATTCAAGCTGCAACGTGGTGCAAATCAGGCTGAATTCCCTAGTAATCAGGGGTTTTCGGCCTTTTTTGTGTCCGAGGACGTGCGCCCCGAGAGCTTGAAATCCAGAGTGTTCTGGCGGTAGCTTTGACGGTACCAGGCACCCAGCCGTCACAGGTTACCGTCTCCGTGCCCCTGACTGATACTGCTATTCGCAAAGCCAAGCCCTTGGCGAGGCCGCAAAAGCTCGTCGACGGCGGCGGGCTCTATCTCCTGTTGCAGCCGTCCGGCGCCCGCTGGTGGCGCTGGGACTACCGCAGGCCGGTCACGGCAAAGCGGAACACGTTGAGCCTCGGTACTTATCCGGAGACGACTCTGGCCGACGCCCGTACGCGCCGTGACGCTGCCCGCCGCCAATTGGCCGGGGGGATCGATCCTGGCGAGAGCCGAAAAGCGGCGAAGGCGGCCGGAGTCGAGCGGTCGGCCAACAGTTTCGAGGTCGTCGCCCGAGAATGGCTCGCCAAGCGGAATTGGGTGGAGGGCTACCGGGTCAAGGTGGCTGCCTGGCTTGCGAATGATGTCTTTCCATGGATTGGCGATCGTCCGGTCATGAGCCTGACCGCACCCGATTTCCTGAAGGTCGCTCGGCGGGTCGAAGACCGCGGGGCAGTGGAGTCAGCCCATCGAATCCTGCAGAACTGCGGGCAAGTGATGAGGTATGCGATTGCAACCGGACGTGCCGAGCGCAACCCTGTCGCGGACCTTCGCGGAGCCCTGAGCACTCCACCTGAGCGGCACCGCGCGGCCTTGACCGATCCGCAGGATGTTGGCGGCCTGCTTCGAGCCATCGACTCCTATGCGGGGTCTTTCGTTACGAAGTGCGCTCTGAAACTGGCACCGATGCTATTCGTGCGTCCCGGTGAACTGCGCCACGCTGAATGGGGCGAGTTCGACCTGGACAAGGCCGAATGGAACATTCCCGCAACCAAGATGAAGATGGGAGTTCCGCACCTGGTTCCGCTGTCGATGCAGGCCGTAGCCGTGATGCGAGAGCTGCAGGTGCTGACGGGGCGAGGCAAGTATGTGTTTCCCAGCGCGCGCGGAGACGGTAGGCCTATGAGCAATAATGCCGTGCTTTCGGCGCTGCGACGGATGGGCTTTGAGAAAGGCGAAATGAGCGGACATGGATTCCGTGCCATGGCTCGCACGATTCTGGACGAGGTCCTGGGCTTCCGGCCCGATTACATCGAACACCAGCTCGCCCATGCTGTCCGGGATCCCAACGGTCGTGCCTATAACCGTACGGCGCACCTGCATGAGCGACGCAAGATGATGCAGGTCTGGTCTGAGTATCTCGATTCGCTCAAAGAATGAGCTTCACGTTGTCAATTCAGCCAGGTCCAGCGCGGAAGAATTTCAATGCGATCCGGTATGGAGACGTATCTGTGACTAGCTTATTCCGGCACCTTGAAGTCGTGGGAATCCGCGTCGATTTGGCGGTTGACCAAGAATCCTCCGGTGTTGGGTCATTGGCTGAGGAGCTCCTGGACAGTGCGTCGAACCTGGCCTCCTTATCCACGCTCCTCTTTGCTGGGCTCTATCCGAAGGAGTCTGTCTACTTCTGGTGGGGGGAATCGATTTCGCTTCCTTGGTACATCGGCGACGAAGAGTTGGCCAATCGCAGGAGCGACGAGCAATTGCGCCGGATCCACGGCGTTCTGACCTCTAACCTAAGCGCTGAGGAAATGAAGTTTGGTCCAAGGACCTATCTCTTCTCCACGCTGTGCCGCTCTGCCGAAATGACGACCAGATCGCTAGCAGTCGAGGCACTGCTTTGTGTAGATGAGTACGTGGAGTGCATCGTCCGAGGAGACCTTGCCATGTGCGCGACGTGGCTGGCGGCGGCGTACTCCAATTACCTGGAAGCCGTTGCGAACGCGCGGGACGTAATGACCTCGGCCGCGGCGAGTCGTGCCGCGGGAGTCCGGCACAAGACGAATCGGGAGCTCCTCGAGAAGGCAAAGGCGCTGTACTTCGAGCGACGCCAAGACTACAGAACCATTTCGGATGCGGCCGAAGATATCGCCGAGACCGTGGGGG
This genomic interval carries:
- a CDS encoding tyrosine-type recombinase/integrase, whose amino-acid sequence is MPLTDTAIRKAKPLARPQKLVDGGGLYLLLQPSGARWWRWDYRRPVTAKRNTLSLGTYPETTLADARTRRDAARRQLAGGIDPGESRKAAKAAGVERSANSFEVVAREWLAKRNWVEGYRVKVAAWLANDVFPWIGDRPVMSLTAPDFLKVARRVEDRGAVESAHRILQNCGQVMRYAIATGRAERNPVADLRGALSTPPERHRAALTDPQDVGGLLRAIDSYAGSFVTKCALKLAPMLFVRPGELRHAEWGEFDLDKAEWNIPATKMKMGVPHLVPLSMQAVAVMRELQVLTGRGKYVFPSARGDGRPMSNNAVLSALRRMGFEKGEMSGHGFRAMARTILDEVLGFRPDYIEHQLAHAVRDPNGRAYNRTAHLHERRKMMQVWSEYLDSLKE
- a CDS encoding WS/DGAT/MGAT family O-acyltransferase, with product MAKVDTAWLRMEQPTNPMMITGVLMFAEVMSVTQLRRVIEQRWLAYRRFRQKAVDSAAGAFWETDDDLDLDWHVQLTALPGRGGKRGLEKFVSQLASTPLDTGRPLWQFHLVERYEGGSALIARIHHSYADGIALVQVLLSLTDTTREQVKGSDLQRAWLKQDGADVARRVGAAQRYMQLGSRMVEKGMEMYRDPTLAAVLAKEGGEIGRELLHAITLSDDPPSLLRGKLGVSKRVAWAEPLDLEEVKAVGRACECTVNDVLMATAAGALRDYMIERGDRVDGMTLRATVPVNLRPLEHARKLGNHFGLVFLDLPVGEANPIRRVERVAACMTSLKNSRQAIVSYGLLAALGMAPTAVQGVALDLFSRKATLVATNVPGPSQTLYMAGCALREMMFWVPQTGSIGVGISIMSYNGRVHFGLISDAKLIPDPDTVISRFGSEFDKLVYLSLMSDWDSKLDGTGADSLVSSQALHALDFVMS
- a CDS encoding MgtC/SapB family protein; amino-acid sequence: MDWQSQLAVVVTTAYAMTLGGVIGYERELKNRPAGFRTHTLVAGASALLLGMGVMAVDDPRLARLEGVQIDPLRLMEAVVAGVSFIGAGTIFGTRGRDTVAGITTAASLLMVAVIGAAAGLRYHWLAVLGTLLTLLVLTGLNTMERRFSHRPPSNPDDGNRQG
- a CDS encoding OmpA family protein, which translates into the protein MTSLLGACATTSGQYSQNDPNRDVNHTQRNALIGAAVGAAAGLLSGDDATERRQRALVGAGVGGLAGGAIGAYQDRQERALRERMEGTGVGVVRQGDNITLSMPGNITFAFNDSSLQPQFQPVLDDVARTLSEYNQTIVEVAGHTDNVGSDAYNHDLSVRRANSVANYLTAKGVIQQRLITVGAGESRPIATNDTDAGRAQNRRVEITLVPVRS